The Lytechinus pictus isolate F3 Inbred chromosome 17, Lp3.0, whole genome shotgun sequence genome contains a region encoding:
- the LOC129280857 gene encoding dual specificity calcium/calmodulin-dependent 3',5'-cyclic nucleotide phosphodiesterase 1C-like: MVLFHLFEQYGLTRHFKLDSCRLMKSFELIEEAYYNKSKNPYHNSMHAADVCQAMHCYLQEEKLREALTPIEIMGALLGSAMHDLDHPGVNQKYLINSKHHLADLYQNSSILENHHWRVGISVLTETGLLDHLPPEEWKMFVDHIRSLILATDIARQQEFLSQFQNMLEGSDLNLNKHETRKFILQIALKCADICNPCRPWQVTEKWGNVVSEEFFRQGDREKAEELPISMNCNRDTTTIPQIQCGFIGFVVEPLFKNWARFMPSNLSESMLHNMRENKRVWLDRKEKEQAASTQTTAKQNSAIQSSSNEKKDCKVEEKAMVTESEREASSPKSVDLAELETKTLKLSPAEEKVSMESGNVSLAGKHKHSAIRERTHKVQVHAHQEQVRPHSAVLSPQTHRALGVHRAIDVTLSDSNTIGVHSHSADNLRSASSTSAVTMRTAMEAKQRDSRSPKVNKRKSATENMLQGGFVGSRRLESFSLRLPRSPNTLRKELRFDDPWEKIEKSPRSPRSPSGDLCSPVGSPPPCIESPLLQRASHPLRISHTSPGLSDSSLHSVGGQGNNAIAKLGHGFNNNVDFSMPVDVRSASSLLHHNMSHNKQHDGSEPVYWQERGLLMYSEQNSVSPRNSKHFLKAALSPSSSNRDTGNVLEHRTKATPTSLLVRPNEGRGSSLANPSTTQHSRTEGYSSSLLVPSDSSGNKERPREKGSPFIRKRIVENQRKRDLQVPVISSGSLSPRVPPRGMLNIYAPTSPPSDHTPTSPPYSVPAALSPLLQDFTSNQLASIARRRQQMQTGDQPSPSSSTASMSHVQALGDRSPRVQRHLGTRETESKSGTGSTHDSAELSR, from the exons ATGGTCCTCTTTCACTTGTTTGAGCAATATGGACTGACCAGACATTTTAAGCTGGACAGCTGTAGGCTTATGAAGAGCTTTG AATTGATTGAAGAAGCATACTACAATAAAAGCAAGAACCCATATCACAATTCTATGCATGCAGCAGACGTCTGCCAAGCTATGCACTGTTATTTACAAGAAGAGAAG tTGCGAGAAGCCCTGACACCCATTGAGATAATGGGGGCGCTGTTGGGGTCAGCGATGCATGACCTAGATCATCCTGGTGTCAATCAAAAGTACCTCATCAACTCAAAGCACCATCTTGCTGATCTTTACCAG AATTCTTCGATTCTTGAGAACCATCACTGGCGGGTTGGTATCTCAGTTCTCACAGAAACGGGCCTTCTAGATCATCTACCACCTGAGGAATG GAAGATGTTTGTGGATCATATACGATCGTTAATCCTGGCGACAGACATCGCCAGGCAACAAGAGTTCCTTTCACAATTCCAG aATATGCTTGAAGGGAGTGATCTGaatctcaataaacatgaaactaggaaatttattttacaA ATTGCTCTAAAGTGTGCTGATATCTGTAATCCCTGCCGACCATGGCAGGTAACTGAAAAGTGGGGCAATGTTGTGTCCGAGGAGTTCTTCAGACAAG GTGATAGGGAGAAGGCTGAAGAGTTACCAATCTCAATGAACTGCAATAGAGACACAACTACTATACCACAGATACAATGCG gGTTCATCGGATTTGTGGTTGAGCCTCTCTTTAAGAACTGGGCTCGTTTCATGCCATCAAACCTCTCAGAGTCGATGCTTCACAATATGAGAGAGAACAAGAGGGTATGGCTGGATcgaaaagaaaaagaacaggCAGCTTCAACCCAAACCACAGCCAAACAAAACAGTGCAATTCAAAGTTcatcaaatgagaaaaaggaCTGTAAAGTGGAAGAGAAAGCGATGGTGACGGAGAGTGAGCGTGAAGCGAGCTCACCGAAGAGCGTAGATCTTGCAGAACTGGAGACAAAGACTTTGAAGCTGAGCCCTGCAGAGGAGAAGGTTTCAATGGAGAGTGGGAACGTATCCCTTGCTGGGAAACACAAACATAGTGCAATCCGGGAACGTACTCACAAGGTCCAGGTGCATGCGCATCAGGAACAGGTGCGTCCTCATTCTGCAGTGCTTTCACCTCAAACGCATCGTGCTCTCGGTGTGCACAGAGCCATCGATGTGACTTTATCAGACTCCAACACCATTGGTGTCCATTCCCACAGTGCAGATAATTTACGTAGTGCCAGCTCAACAAGTGCGGTTACAATGCGGACCGCCATGGAAGCTAAGCAGAGAGATAGTAGGTCTCCTAAGGTCAACAAACGCAAAAGTGCAACAGAGAACATGCTGCAAGGAGGCTTCGTGGGCAGCAGACGATTGGAATCGTTTAGTTTACGTCTGCCCCGCTCTCCAAATACCCTGCGGAAGGAGCTGCGCTTTGATGACCCTTGGGAAAAGATCGAAAAGTCACCGCGGTCACCACGGAGCCCCAGCGGAGACCTTTGTAGCCCCGTAGGAAGCCCGCCACCATGTATTGAATCGCCTTTACTCCAACGTGCCAGTCATCCCCTGAGAATTAGCCACACATCTCCCGGTTTATCAGACAGTAGCTTACACAGTGTAGGTGGTCAAGGCAATAATGCAATAGCAAAGCTTGGACATGGTTTCAACAACAATGTGGATTTTTCTATGCCTGTAGACGTTAGATCCGCTTCATCACTGCTCCATCATAACATGTCGCACAATAAGCAGCATGATGGCTCCGAGCCAGTGTACTGGCAGGAGAGAGGTCTTCTGATGTACTCGGAACAGAACTCCGTGTCTCCACGAAACTCCAAGCACTTTTTAAAAGCAGCTCTGTCGCCCTCAAGCTCAAACCGGGACACAGGCAATGTGTTAGAACATAGGACTAAAGCAACACCCACGAGTCTCCTTGTGAGACCTAACGAAGGTAGAGGGTCTTCACTGGCTAACCCTTCCACCACACAGCATTCTAGAACAGAAGGATATTCATCATCTCTCTTGGTACCAAGTGATTCATCAGGGAATAAGGAAAGACCtagagagaaaggatcaccattcATCAGGAAACGCATCGTTGAGAATCAACGAAAGAGAGATCTCCAAGTTCCAG TAATCAGTTCTGGGAGTCTGTCTCCCCGGGTGCCACCAAGGGGTATGCTGAATATCTATGCTCCTACCTCTCCTCCGTCAGACCATACCCCTACATCACCACCGTACTCGGTACCAGCCGCCCTAAGCCCACTCCTTCAAGACTTCACCAGTAATCAACTAGCCTCTATCGCTCGGCGTAGACAACAGATGCAGACTGGAGACCAGCCGTCTCCGTCGTCCTCCACTGCATCCATGAGCCACGTCCAGGCTCTAGGAGATCGGAGTCCACGGGTACAGCGCCATCTTGGTACAAGGGAGACAGAGTCTAAGTCGGGCACAGGTAGCACCCATGATAGTGCAGAACTCTCTAGGTGA